Proteins from one Paracoccus aminovorans genomic window:
- a CDS encoding ABC transporter ATP-binding protein: MLRAFFAYYRPWMGLFWLDFGCAVVSGLLELAFPLAITGFIDHLLPQGNWTLTVAAAVGLLLLYLVNSGLMAVVVYWGHKLGINIETEMRARAFDHLTRLSWRWYDRARTGKLVARVTRDLEEIGEVAHHGPEDAIIAVMTFIGAFALMFLIHPQLAYIVALIVPAMLALIVIYGGKMTQTWRAIYARVGDFNVRLEEALGGVRVVQAFGNEHHESALFASDNRNYRATKLEAYKIMATVSALQYMGLRLVQVVVMVVGAWFVLQGSLTTGGFVGFLVLVGVFYRPLEKIAAVIETYPRGIAGFRRYQELLATEPEIADAPDAIPAPALRGDIRFQGVSFAYDATRPILQGIDLDIRAGETVAFVGPSGAGKTTLLALLPRFYDPTAGRITVDGIALDRMQLNSLRRQIGLVSQDVFLFGGTLRENIAYGRLGATDAEIMQAARQAQLGPMIETLPEGLDTIVGERGVMLSGGQKQRVAIARAFLKNPPILILDEATSALDSQTEREIQAALDALAVGRTTLVIAHRLGTIRHADRIVVMAGGRIVETGPHEGLIAQGGVYAGLAR; this comes from the coding sequence ATGCTGCGCGCGTTCTTCGCCTATTACCGGCCCTGGATGGGGCTTTTCTGGCTGGATTTCGGCTGCGCCGTCGTCTCGGGCCTGCTGGAGCTGGCCTTTCCGCTGGCGATCACCGGCTTCATCGACCACCTGCTGCCGCAGGGCAACTGGACGCTGACCGTGGCCGCCGCCGTGGGCCTGCTGCTGCTCTACCTGGTGAACTCGGGGCTGATGGCGGTGGTGGTCTATTGGGGCCACAAGCTGGGCATCAATATCGAGACCGAGATGCGCGCCCGCGCCTTCGACCACCTGACGCGGCTGTCGTGGCGCTGGTACGACCGCGCCCGCACCGGCAAGCTGGTCGCCCGCGTCACCCGCGACCTGGAAGAAATCGGCGAGGTCGCCCATCACGGCCCCGAGGATGCGATCATCGCGGTGATGACCTTCATCGGCGCCTTCGCGCTGATGTTCCTGATCCATCCGCAGCTGGCCTATATCGTGGCGCTGATCGTGCCGGCGATGCTGGCGCTGATCGTGATCTATGGCGGCAAGATGACTCAGACCTGGCGCGCGATCTATGCCCGCGTCGGCGATTTCAACGTGCGGCTGGAAGAGGCCCTGGGCGGCGTCCGCGTCGTCCAGGCCTTCGGCAACGAACACCACGAGAGCGCGTTGTTCGCCAGCGACAACCGAAATTACCGCGCGACGAAGCTGGAGGCCTACAAGATCATGGCCACGGTCTCGGCGCTGCAATACATGGGGCTGCGGCTGGTGCAGGTGGTGGTCATGGTGGTCGGCGCCTGGTTCGTGCTGCAGGGCTCGCTGACGACCGGCGGCTTCGTCGGCTTCCTGGTGCTGGTCGGCGTCTTCTATCGGCCGCTGGAAAAGATCGCCGCGGTGATCGAAACCTATCCGCGCGGCATCGCCGGCTTCCGCCGCTATCAGGAGCTGCTGGCGACCGAGCCCGAGATCGCCGATGCGCCCGACGCCATCCCGGCGCCGGCGTTGCGCGGCGACATCCGTTTCCAGGGCGTGAGCTTCGCCTATGACGCGACGCGGCCGATCCTGCAGGGCATCGACCTCGACATCCGCGCCGGCGAGACGGTGGCCTTCGTCGGCCCTTCGGGTGCGGGCAAGACCACGCTGCTGGCGCTGCTGCCGCGCTTCTATGACCCGACTGCGGGACGGATCACCGTGGACGGGATCGCGCTGGACCGGATGCAGCTGAACAGCCTGCGCCGCCAGATCGGGCTGGTCAGCCAGGACGTGTTCCTGTTCGGCGGCACGCTGCGCGAGAACATCGCCTATGGCCGGCTGGGCGCCACGGATGCCGAGATCATGCAGGCCGCGCGCCAGGCCCAGCTGGGCCCGATGATCGAGACCCTGCCCGAGGGGCTGGACACCATCGTCGGCGAACGCGGGGTGATGCTGTCGGGCGGGCAGAAGCAGCGGGTGGCGATCGCGCGGGCGTTCCTGAAGAACCCGCCGATCCTGATCCTGGACGAGGCGACCTCGGCGCTGGACAGCCAGACCGAGCGCGAGATCCAGGCGGCGCTGGACGCCCTTGCCGTGGGGCGCACCACGCTGGTCATCGCGCATCGGCTGGGGACCATTCGCCACGCCGACCGCATCGTCGTCATGGCGGGCGGCCGCATCGTTGAGACCGGGCCGCATGAGGGGCTGATTGCCCAGGGCGGGGTCTATGCGGGGCTGGCGCGCTGA
- a CDS encoding AfsR/SARP family transcriptional regulator, with protein MQLADLLRLLDALRLRKARALLYFLLADRAPVHRTEKVSDLFWQQSDEHKASASYRQAVKHIRRAMAEFPGLALETSAGKIALRLPPGFVLQEALAARLSTPEWDADEAERVRLLIDQTVQLEGTSASFDSWLAITRTNLLAAVRRVLDRRLAELGGDQPDRQRALAEFAVALEPANENAARLLMRLDWQAGHATRAIERYNTLYAHLDEAFDQEPEAETVELLAAIKLDPAGGGRHAQPRDRAPQVGMSVALLPAEGRAHELESLTNVLFADLRMRMARFREWSIIEDGPTPAQVRVTLQPFYLPDALRFFVEVKRGAGGQLAWSEWIDQPQTDWERKVRILLSNIANALSVVVSDRALADSGSGIYDSWLKAQALLDRWSPETEAEALAILRRITEEAPRFGAAHAELAGALNVRHVLLPGTVLTEELKRDAMHHAIVAVSSDPLDTRAHRVLAWCFCHLGYFDLAEFHFDQALTLNRNSPLTLASCALGFAFSGDLDKAGALAAEARSHAEVMEPFHQIYLAAVDYLRGDHGLAARQCDGRGGLMPTVGGWHAAALWQMGEAEAAARRYDAYLAELRLQWHGPPQPSDAQLLDWFLAVFPLRREEWRQALRETLEQTAAARSRFPV; from the coding sequence ATGCAGCTCGCGGACCTGTTGCGGCTTCTTGACGCCCTGCGCCTGCGCAAGGCCCGGGCACTGCTCTATTTCCTTCTCGCCGACCGCGCCCCGGTCCATCGCACCGAAAAGGTCAGCGACCTGTTCTGGCAGCAGTCGGACGAACACAAGGCCTCGGCCTCGTACCGGCAGGCGGTCAAGCATATCCGCCGCGCCATGGCCGAGTTCCCCGGCCTGGCGCTGGAAACCAGCGCCGGCAAGATCGCGCTGCGGTTGCCGCCGGGATTCGTCTTGCAAGAGGCGCTGGCGGCGCGGCTCTCGACCCCCGAATGGGATGCCGACGAGGCCGAACGCGTCCGGCTGCTCATCGACCAGACCGTGCAGCTGGAGGGCACCAGCGCCTCGTTCGACAGCTGGCTGGCGATCACCCGGACCAACCTGCTGGCGGCGGTGCGCCGGGTGCTGGACCGCAGGCTGGCCGAACTGGGCGGCGATCAGCCCGACCGGCAGCGGGCCCTGGCCGAATTCGCCGTCGCGCTGGAGCCCGCGAACGAGAACGCCGCCCGGCTGCTGATGCGGCTGGACTGGCAGGCCGGCCACGCCACCCGCGCCATCGAGCGCTACAACACGCTTTACGCCCATCTCGACGAGGCCTTCGACCAGGAACCCGAGGCCGAGACGGTCGAACTGCTGGCCGCGATCAAGCTGGACCCGGCCGGCGGCGGCCGCCACGCCCAGCCCCGGGATCGCGCGCCGCAGGTCGGCATGTCGGTCGCGCTGCTTCCGGCCGAGGGCCGGGCGCATGAGCTGGAAAGCCTGACCAACGTGCTTTTCGCCGACCTGCGCATGCGCATGGCGCGGTTCCGCGAATGGTCGATCATCGAGGACGGCCCGACGCCGGCGCAGGTGCGCGTCACGCTGCAACCGTTCTATCTGCCGGATGCGCTGCGCTTCTTCGTCGAGGTCAAGCGCGGCGCCGGCGGCCAGCTGGCCTGGTCGGAATGGATCGACCAGCCGCAGACCGACTGGGAGCGCAAGGTGCGCATCCTGCTGTCCAACATCGCCAATGCGCTGTCGGTGGTGGTCTCGGACCGGGCGCTGGCCGATTCCGGCTCGGGCATCTACGACAGCTGGCTGAAGGCGCAGGCACTGCTGGACCGCTGGTCACCCGAGACCGAGGCCGAGGCCTTGGCGATCCTGCGCCGGATCACCGAAGAGGCGCCCCGCTTCGGCGCCGCCCATGCCGAACTGGCGGGGGCGCTGAACGTGCGCCACGTCCTTCTGCCCGGCACCGTCCTGACCGAGGAGCTGAAGCGCGACGCCATGCATCACGCCATCGTCGCGGTGTCCTCGGACCCGCTGGACACGCGCGCGCATCGGGTGCTGGCCTGGTGCTTCTGCCACCTGGGCTATTTCGACCTGGCCGAGTTCCATTTCGACCAGGCGCTGACGCTGAACCGCAACAGCCCGCTGACGCTGGCCTCATGCGCGCTCGGCTTCGCCTTTTCGGGGGACCTGGACAAGGCCGGCGCACTGGCCGCCGAGGCGCGCAGCCATGCCGAGGTGATGGAGCCGTTCCACCAGATCTACCTGGCCGCGGTGGACTATCTGCGCGGCGACCACGGCCTGGCGGCCCGGCAATGCGACGGCCGCGGCGGGCTGATGCCGACCGTCGGCGGCTGGCACGCGGCGGCGCTGTGGCAGATGGGCGAGGCGGAAGCGGCCGCGCGGCGCTACGACGCCTATCTGGCCGAGCTGCGCCTGCAATGGCACGGCCCGCCCCAGCCCAGCGACGCGCAGCTGCTGGACTGGTTCCTGGCGGTCTTTCCGCTGCGGCGCGAGGAATGGCGGCAAGCCCTGCGCGAGACGCTGGAGCAGACCGCCGCCGCCCGCAGCCGCTTTCCCGTCTAG
- a CDS encoding peroxidase family protein: MRAENDLQATPMGCPFGCVPVRSGLRGAPSRAGTSRAPAPGMGAEASPLAARDDRAEIAQRMPQILTRSDPQWRAACLARVAHIPSGYTYLAQLMGHDMGSSVQADSVPWSRAAEDEDAPVQPVRRYNLIDNPLTLETVYGPGPSMLAHVYDPETWLFRLTPGARLARIYARGLNGVSDPDPRPIRALYDERNRDSLMLHELVVAWMQFHNRNAGALMAAGLEPYRAYVLARAHTVRCWHRIVTEDLLPRFLHPEIAALPALPRACELDETTLLHGLCRAFHALPLAAYHLGRSGLHNLGALLKRGYAVSEAETDWQIDWPLFFGAKPGGPSSGISASVAPELRAPVTAAAIIALDTDSAAQAGSLRPGNACLAEAVAALPGDWPARLAPARLAADFAAAHPEAPIRLDADVLEWGPLYQFLMVEAQLHGLQGGFGPLGSALLRGSVAASIRRVVLAAEGPRSAALPRPATMLELINLVRE, encoded by the coding sequence ATGAGAGCCGAGAACGACCTGCAGGCGACACCCATGGGCTGCCCCTTCGGCTGCGTGCCGGTCCGCAGCGGGCTGCGCGGTGCCCCCAGCCGGGCCGGGACATCCCGCGCCCCGGCGCCCGGCATGGGGGCCGAGGCCTCGCCGCTGGCCGCGCGCGACGACCGCGCCGAGATCGCGCAGCGCATGCCGCAGATCCTGACCCGCAGCGATCCGCAGTGGCGGGCCGCCTGCCTGGCGCGGGTGGCGCATATCCCCTCGGGCTACACCTATCTCGCGCAGTTGATGGGTCACGACATGGGCAGCAGCGTGCAGGCCGACAGCGTGCCCTGGTCGCGTGCCGCCGAGGACGAGGATGCGCCCGTGCAGCCGGTGCGGCGCTACAACCTGATCGACAATCCGCTGACGCTGGAAACCGTCTACGGCCCCGGCCCCTCGATGCTGGCCCATGTCTACGACCCCGAGACCTGGCTGTTCCGGCTGACCCCGGGGGCGCGGCTGGCGCGGATCTATGCACGCGGTCTGAACGGGGTCTCGGACCCCGATCCCCGGCCCATCCGCGCCCTCTACGACGAACGCAACCGCGATTCGCTGATGCTGCACGAGCTGGTCGTGGCCTGGATGCAGTTCCACAACCGCAATGCCGGCGCGCTGATGGCCGCCGGGCTGGAGCCTTACCGCGCCTATGTGCTGGCCCGCGCCCATACCGTGCGCTGCTGGCACCGGATCGTGACCGAGGACCTGCTGCCCCGCTTCCTGCACCCCGAGATCGCCGCCCTGCCCGCCCTGCCCCGCGCCTGCGAGCTGGACGAGACCACGCTGCTGCACGGGCTTTGCCGCGCCTTCCACGCCCTGCCGCTGGCGGCCTATCACCTGGGCCGGTCGGGGCTGCACAACCTGGGCGCGCTGCTCAAGCGCGGCTATGCGGTCAGCGAGGCCGAGACCGACTGGCAGATCGACTGGCCGCTGTTCTTCGGCGCGAAACCCGGCGGGCCGTCCAGCGGCATCTCGGCCAGCGTGGCGCCCGAATTGCGCGCGCCGGTCACGGCAGCGGCGATCATCGCGCTGGACACCGATTCGGCGGCGCAGGCCGGATCGCTGCGCCCCGGCAACGCCTGCCTGGCCGAGGCGGTTGCCGCCCTGCCCGGCGATTGGCCGGCACGGCTGGCGCCCGCACGGCTGGCCGCCGATTTCGCCGCCGCGCATCCCGAGGCGCCGATCCGCCTGGACGCGGATGTCCTGGAATGGGGGCCGCTCTATCAGTTCCTGATGGTCGAGGCGCAACTGCACGGCTTGCAGGGCGGCTTCGGTCCGCTGGGCAGCGCGCTGCTGCGCGGCTCGGTCGCGGCGTCGATCCGCCGCGTGGTGCTGGCCGCCGAAGGGCCGCGCAGCGCCGCCCTGCCCCGCCCCGCCACCATGCTGGAGCTTATCAACCTCGTCCGGGAATGA
- a CDS encoding YcaO-like family protein, whose translation MDQLCRRSQDLTASWQRHDWRESFFAPGLVILQALTQDGRTASGAGATRDEAFGRCLGETAEILALARHRRGGGGFDPWRDGIAAHPDPVLACAAARNEACERAAVADWWLGHEPAAPVSAAWIAQAGIAAGLDAMRQGAALRRRTDWWQIRSGCEPCVMVCRSVSLEGQDPILGFGCHEDPVVAAEKALRELLLMEMNLMELLAARGTGDESGLQEVRARIRGYALHAPRLFPDAAEELPAAPCALVRDFQPQPECREISECGDEFSVWLCRPGTPSPLFTEATGLPYL comes from the coding sequence ATGGACCAACTCTGCCGCCGCAGCCAGGACCTGACCGCAAGCTGGCAGCGCCATGACTGGCGCGAAAGTTTCTTCGCCCCCGGCCTCGTCATCCTGCAGGCCCTGACCCAGGACGGCCGCACCGCCAGCGGCGCCGGCGCCACCCGCGACGAGGCCTTCGGCCGCTGCCTGGGCGAGACCGCGGAAATCCTGGCGCTGGCCCGGCATCGCCGCGGCGGCGGCGGCTTCGATCCCTGGCGCGACGGCATCGCCGCCCATCCCGACCCGGTGCTGGCCTGCGCGGCCGCCCGCAACGAGGCCTGCGAGCGCGCCGCCGTCGCCGACTGGTGGCTGGGGCACGAGCCGGCGGCGCCGGTCTCGGCGGCCTGGATCGCGCAGGCGGGCATCGCCGCCGGGCTGGATGCGATGCGGCAGGGCGCGGCGCTGCGCCGGCGCACCGACTGGTGGCAGATCCGCAGCGGCTGCGAACCCTGCGTGATGGTCTGCCGCAGCGTCAGCCTGGAAGGCCAGGACCCGATCCTGGGCTTCGGCTGCCACGAGGACCCGGTCGTCGCCGCCGAAAAGGCGCTGCGCGAGCTGCTGCTGATGGAGATGAACCTGATGGAGCTGCTGGCGGCACGGGGCACCGGCGACGAAAGCGGCTTGCAAGAGGTGCGGGCCCGCATCCGCGGTTATGCCCTGCACGCGCCGCGACTGTTTCCCGATGCCGCCGAGGAACTGCCGGCCGCGCCCTGCGCCCTGGTGCGGGATTTCCAGCCGCAGCCGGAGTGCCGCGAGATTTCGGAATGCGGCGACGAATTCAGCGTCTGGCTTTGCCGGCCCGGGACGCCAAGCCCCCTTTTCACCGAGGCCACCGGCCTGCCATATTTGTGA
- a CDS encoding zinc ribbon domain-containing protein YjdM — MAVADEDYVYDEASGEWRPASELAAEAAVVVRDAAGNALADGDSVTLIKDLKVKGTSTVLKQGTVIRSIRLTENPEEIDCRHDQVKGLVLRCEFVRKR; from the coding sequence ATTGCCGTGGCAGATGAGGATTACGTCTATGACGAGGCGAGCGGCGAATGGCGCCCGGCCTCGGAACTGGCCGCCGAGGCGGCGGTGGTCGTGCGCGACGCCGCCGGCAATGCGCTGGCCGACGGCGATTCGGTCACGCTGATCAAAGACCTGAAGGTCAAGGGCACCAGCACGGTGCTGAAGCAGGGCACGGTGATCCGCTCGATCCGACTGACCGAGAATCCCGAAGAGATCGACTGCCGACACGACCAGGTCAAGGGCCTGGTGCTGCGCTGCGAGTTCGTCCGCAAGCGCTGA
- a CDS encoding DUF2270 domain-containing protein translates to MDGPDNCRKPLDSAEMGVMAHLYRAEIYRSTIWRTRLDTTTNWSVVTLGVALSITYSSPQASPLPLVLVGILIIFFLMLEARRYRYFNVWRARCRWMELNFVAPMLSEGDVRMTTGWQDRLAGDYRRPVYHVSMRTAIGRRIRRNYFWILLIQTAAYLGKLAVHPTALERPGQLLERAAIGPIPGWMVLGIGGAYCLTWGAVAIWSLRQDEARAKHRRDPLGMG, encoded by the coding sequence ATGGACGGACCGGACAATTGCCGCAAGCCGCTGGATTCGGCCGAGATGGGCGTCATGGCCCATCTCTATCGCGCCGAGATCTATCGCTCGACGATCTGGCGCACGCGGCTGGACACCACCACCAACTGGTCGGTGGTGACCCTGGGCGTGGCGCTGTCGATCACCTATTCCTCGCCCCAGGCCTCGCCGCTGCCGCTGGTGCTGGTCGGCATCCTGATCATCTTCTTCCTGATGCTGGAAGCGCGGCGCTATCGCTATTTCAACGTCTGGCGCGCGCGCTGCCGCTGGATGGAGCTGAATTTCGTCGCGCCCATGCTGAGCGAGGGCGACGTGCGTATGACCACCGGATGGCAGGACCGGCTGGCCGGGGACTATCGCCGGCCCGTCTATCACGTCAGCATGCGCACGGCCATCGGACGGCGCATCCGGCGCAACTATTTCTGGATCCTGCTGATCCAGACCGCCGCCTATCTGGGCAAGCTGGCGGTGCATCCGACCGCGCTGGAACGGCCGGGCCAGTTGCTGGAACGCGCGGCCATCGGTCCCATCCCCGGCTGGATGGTGCTCGGCATCGGCGGCGCCTATTGCCTGACCTGGGGCGCGGTCGCGATCTGGAGCCTGCGCCAGGACGAGGCCCGAGCCAAGCACCGCCGCGACCCGCTGGGCATGGGCTGA
- a CDS encoding ABC transporter substrate-binding protein encodes MSFFSTRLLAASALALAAATPLSAKTFVYCSEGSPEGFDPAPYTSGTTFDASGHAVYNRLVQFKPGTTEVEPALAETWDVSEDGLEYTFHLRQGVKFHANDKFTPSRDFNADDVIFTFERQAKADHPWHEYIPGVTYEYYSSMEMDKLIKSIEKIDDHTVKFTLNQPEAPFIANVAMPFVSILSKEYADALDAAGTREDLNNAPIGTGPFKFVAYQKDAVIRYQKNADYWGEAPKIDDLVFAITPDASVRLQKLKAGECHLMPYPAPADLAEIKADPNLKMDEQAGLNVGYLAYNTTVAPFDKPEVRKALNMAIDKKAIVDAVYQGSAVVAKNPIPPTMWGYNDAIEDDKYDPEAAKAALEAAGVKDLSMEVWAMPVQRPYMPNARRTAELIQNDFSKIGVKVDIVSYEWGEYLKKSMEEGRKGAVILGWTGDNGDPDNFLSVLLSCAAATPGGANRAYWCDKEFSDILAKAKASSDHDERVKLYEEAQVIFKKAEPWATLAHSTQYVPMRKDVTGFVQSPLGDYTFENVDLAE; translated from the coding sequence ATGTCGTTCTTTTCCACCCGCCTGCTTGCGGCCTCGGCACTGGCGCTTGCCGCCGCGACGCCGCTCAGTGCGAAGACCTTCGTCTATTGCTCGGAGGGCTCGCCCGAAGGCTTCGACCCCGCCCCCTATACCTCGGGGACGACCTTCGACGCCTCGGGCCATGCGGTCTACAACCGCCTGGTGCAGTTCAAGCCCGGCACCACCGAGGTCGAGCCGGCGCTCGCCGAGACCTGGGACGTCAGCGAGGACGGGCTGGAATACACCTTCCACCTGCGCCAGGGCGTGAAATTCCACGCGAACGACAAGTTCACCCCCAGCCGCGACTTCAACGCCGACGACGTGATCTTCACCTTCGAGCGCCAGGCCAAGGCCGACCATCCCTGGCACGAATACATCCCCGGCGTGACCTACGAATATTATTCCTCGATGGAGATGGACAAGCTGATCAAGTCCATCGAGAAGATCGACGACCATACGGTGAAATTCACCCTGAACCAGCCCGAGGCGCCGTTCATCGCCAATGTGGCGATGCCCTTCGTGTCGATCCTGTCCAAGGAATACGCCGACGCCCTGGACGCCGCCGGCACCCGCGAGGACCTGAACAACGCGCCCATCGGCACCGGCCCCTTCAAGTTCGTCGCCTATCAGAAGGACGCCGTGATCCGCTACCAGAAGAACGCCGACTATTGGGGCGAGGCGCCCAAGATCGACGACCTGGTCTTTGCCATCACCCCCGACGCCTCGGTGCGGCTGCAAAAGCTCAAGGCCGGCGAATGCCACCTGATGCCCTATCCCGCGCCCGCCGACCTGGCCGAGATCAAGGCCGACCCCAATCTCAAGATGGACGAGCAGGCCGGGCTGAACGTGGGTTATCTGGCCTATAACACCACCGTCGCGCCCTTCGACAAGCCCGAGGTGCGCAAGGCGCTGAACATGGCCATCGACAAGAAGGCCATCGTCGATGCGGTCTACCAAGGCAGCGCGGTGGTCGCCAAGAACCCGATCCCGCCGACGATGTGGGGCTATAACGACGCCATCGAGGACGACAAATACGACCCCGAGGCCGCCAAGGCCGCGTTGGAGGCCGCCGGCGTCAAGGACCTGTCGATGGAGGTCTGGGCGATGCCGGTGCAGCGCCCCTATATGCCCAACGCCCGCCGCACCGCCGAGCTGATCCAGAACGATTTCTCGAAGATCGGCGTCAAGGTCGACATCGTCAGCTACGAATGGGGCGAATACCTGAAGAAATCCATGGAAGAGGGCCGCAAGGGCGCCGTCATCCTGGGCTGGACCGGCGACAACGGCGACCCGGACAACTTCCTGTCGGTGCTGCTCAGCTGCGCCGCGGCCACCCCCGGCGGGGCGAACCGCGCCTATTGGTGCGACAAGGAATTCTCGGACATCCTCGCCAAGGCCAAGGCCAGCTCCGACCATGACGAGCGGGTCAAGCTTTACGAAGAGGCGCAGGTCATCTTCAAGAAGGCCGAGCCCTGGGCCACGCTGGCGCATTCGACGCAATACGTGCCGATGCGCAAGGACGTGACCGGTTTCGTGCAGTCGCCTCTGGGGGACTACACGTTTGAAAACGTCGATCTGGCCGAGTAA
- a CDS encoding ABC transporter permease subunit: MLKFILSKLLYLIPTMLGITLVAFGFIRLLPGDPVLLMAGERGVSPERYAQIAAQLGYDKPIWQQYLQYLGNLLQGDLGNSLVTKKPVLTEFLALFPATVELGLCAIVIATAVGVPVGVIAAIKRGSWFDQISMTGALIGFSMPIFWWGLLLIILFSGVLGWTPVSGRISLIYFFPQVTGFMLIDSLISGDKGAFASAVSHLILPSIVLATIPLAVIARQTRSAMLEVMGEDYVRTARAKGLSPRRVIGVHALRNAMIPVITTIGLQIGVLMAGTILTETIFSWPGIGKWMIDSISRRDYPVVQSGLLLIAGIVMIVNLIVDLTYGLINPRIRHK; encoded by the coding sequence ATGCTGAAATTCATTCTCTCCAAGCTGCTTTACCTGATCCCCACCATGCTGGGGATCACGCTGGTGGCCTTCGGCTTCATCCGGCTGCTGCCCGGCGACCCGGTGCTGCTGATGGCCGGCGAGCGCGGCGTCTCGCCCGAGCGTTACGCCCAGATCGCGGCGCAGCTTGGCTATGACAAGCCGATCTGGCAGCAGTACCTGCAGTATCTCGGCAACCTGCTTCAGGGCGACCTGGGCAATTCGCTGGTGACGAAAAAGCCGGTGCTGACCGAGTTCCTGGCCCTTTTCCCGGCCACGGTCGAACTGGGCCTTTGCGCCATCGTCATCGCCACGGCGGTGGGCGTGCCGGTGGGCGTAATCGCGGCGATCAAGCGCGGCAGTTGGTTCGACCAGATCTCGATGACCGGAGCGCTGATCGGGTTCTCCATGCCGATCTTCTGGTGGGGGCTTTTGCTGATCATCCTGTTTTCCGGCGTGCTGGGCTGGACGCCGGTGTCGGGCCGCATCTCGCTGATATATTTCTTCCCACAGGTCACCGGCTTCATGCTGATCGACAGCCTGATCTCGGGCGACAAGGGTGCCTTCGCCTCGGCCGTCAGCCACCTGATCCTGCCCTCGATCGTGCTGGCGACCATCCCGCTGGCAGTGATCGCGCGCCAGACCCGTTCCGCCATGCTGGAAGTGATGGGCGAGGATTACGTCCGCACCGCCCGCGCCAAGGGCCTGTCGCCGCGGCGCGTGATCGGGGTTCATGCGCTGCGCAATGCGATGATTCCGGTCATCACCACCATCGGGTTGCAGATCGGGGTGCTGATGGCCGGCACCATCCTGACCGAAACGATCTTTTCCTGGCCCGGCATCGGCAAGTGGATGATCGATTCCATCAGCCGTCGCGACTATCCGGTGGTGCAGTCGGGCCTGCTGCTGATCGCCGGCATCGTGATGATCGTGAACCTGATCGTCGACCTGACCTATGGTCTCATCAACCCGAGGATCCGGCACAAATGA